One Gossypium raimondii isolate GPD5lz chromosome 3, ASM2569854v1, whole genome shotgun sequence genomic window carries:
- the LOC105795283 gene encoding uncharacterized protein At4g06598 produces the protein MANSKGSTNIRNFMVSGKHALLPPKSPFPTVSPAYTDYVPNSVIGSKAVQKPREGNTHHQRTSSESLRMEEQPSWLDDLLNEPETPVRRGGHRRSSSDSFAYIDASNSPNLDYAAQDEFRYQNMINTPSWASQDARLSSLYSDVNLVKQNRAWDSSLNVMTHPSRLPSLRENTFLQSLGSSCAPRELEGALSTASEKQDSAESPPPDAKASSEKKDNSHTKSSTCDGDSKRAKQQFAQRSRVRKLQYIAELERNVQALQAKGSEVSAELEFLNQQNLILSMENKALKQRLEGLAQEKAIKHFEQEVLERELSRLRALYQQQQNQPQQQQQLSSTHRRSSSRDLDSQFANLSLNNKDANSGSTPVTGPLRI, from the exons ATGGCAAATTCTAAGGGTTCAACAAACATAAGGAACTTTATGGTTTCTGGAAAGCATGCTTTACTTCCTCCGAAAAGTCCATTTCCCACTGTTTCCCCAGCATATACTGATTATGTCCCCAACAGTGTTATTGGGTCAAAAGCAGTTCAAAAGCCTAGAGAAGGAAATACACATCACCAACGCACTTCCTCTGAAAGCCTACGAATGGAGGAACAGCCTTCTTGGCTTGACGATCTCCTTAATGAACCAGAGACTCCTGTGCGCAGAGGAGGTCATCGACGTTCTTCAAGTGATTCTTTTGCATATATTGATGCATCTAATTCTCCTAACCTAGATTATGCAGCTCAAGATGAGTTCAGATATCAAAATATGATTAACACACCATCTTGGGCATCTCAAGATGCTAGGCTTTCCTCTCTCTACAGTGATGTGAACTTGGTAAAGCAAAATAGAGCATGGGATTCATCTTTGAATGTTATGACTCATCCAAGCAGGCTTCCTTCTCTCAGAGAAAATACCTTTCTTCAGAGTTTAGGATCATCATGTGCACCACGAGAACTAGAGGGTGCTCTCTCAACTGCAAGTGAAAAACAAGATTCTGCTGAATCTCCTCCTCCTGATGCAAAAGCTTCTTCTGAGAAAAAGGATAATTCTCACACTAAATCTTCTACATGTGATGGCGATAGTAAACGTGCCAAGCA GCAATTTGCGCAACGGTCAAGGGTGCGTAAACTTCAGTACATAGCTGAGCTAGAAAGAAATGTACAAGCTTTGCAGGCAA AAGGATCTGAAGTTTCAGCTGAGCTTGAATTTCTCAACCAGCAGAATCTTATTCTTAGCATGGAGAACAAAGCTCTTAAGCAACGCTTAGAGGGTTTAGCTCAGGAGAAAGCTATCAAACATT TTGAGCAGGAAGTATTGGAGAGGGAGCTCAGTAGGCTACGAGCCTTGTATCAACAGCAGCAAAATCAACCGCAACAACAACAGCAGCTATCATCTACCCATCGACGCTCTAGCAGTAGAGATCTCGATTCTCAATTTGCAAACCTCTCTCTTAATAATAAAGATGCCAATTCTGGTAGTACTCCTGTAACTGGTCCACTCCGCATTTGA
- the LOC105795281 gene encoding ubiquitin-like domain-containing CTD phosphatase produces MAADAAATASSLVTEEELTLTVKWSGKEYTVRVCGDDSVAELKRRICEVTNVLPQRQKLLYPKIGNKLSDDSLLLSQIPLKSSLKMTMIGTVEGDIIVDPVEAPEIIDDFELGQDEAVDIKDKEVNKQKLKRRIDQYKIELKAPCRKGKKLLVLDIDYTLFDHRSSAENPLQLMRPYLHEFLTAAYAEYDIMIWSATSMKWVELKMGQLGVLNNPNYKITALLDHLAMITVQSDSRGLFDCKPLGLIWAKFPEFYSSKNTIMFDDLRRNFVMNPQNGLTIKPFRKAHANRDTDQELVKLTRYLLAIAELDDLSALDHSNWQLFTDDNVKRRRHA; encoded by the exons atGGCCGCCGACGCCGCTGCCACTGCATCGTCTTTGGTGACGGAGGAGGAGCTGACCTTGACAGTAAAATGGAGCGGGAAAGAGTACACGGTTCGAGTTTGTGGAGATGACTCAGTAGCCGAGTTGAAACGAAGGATCTGTGAAGTGACGAACGTTTTACCCCAAAGGCAAAAGCTTCTTTACCCTAAGATCGGAAATAAGCTCTCCGATGACTCCCTTTTGCTCTCTCAGATCCCCCTTAAGTCTTCTCTTAAGATGACCATGATTGG AACTGTTGAAGGTGATATAATCGTCGATCCGGTCGAGGCACCGGAGATTATCGATGATTTTGAACTCGGGCAAGATGAAGCTGTTGATATTAAAGATAAAGAGGTTAACAAGCAGAAATTGAAGAGACGTATAGATCAATACAAG ATCGAACTAAAAGCTCCGTGCCGTAAAGGAAAGAAACTGCTTGTTTTGGATATAGACTACACTTTATTCGATCATCGATCGTCTGCTGAGAATCCACTTCAACTTATGCGGCCTT ATCTTCATGAGTTTCTAACAGCTGCTTATGCAGAGTACGATATTATGATTTGGTCTGCGACCAG CATGAAATGGGTTGAATTGAAGATGGGACAACTCGGGGTACTAAATAACCCGAACTACAAAATTACGGCCCTTCTAGACCATTTAGCCATGATCACTGTTCAATCGGATTCTCGTGGACTCTTTGATTGCAAACCACTTGGTTTAATTTGGGCAAAGTTTCCTGAG TTTTACAGTTCGAAAAACACTATAATGTTTGACGATCTCCGAAGAAATTTCGTGATGAACCCGCAGAACGGTTTGACAATTAAGCCATTCCGAAAAGCTCATGCCAACCGAGACACCGATCAAGAGCTTGTAAAACTCACTCGATACTTGTTAGCCATTGCAGAACTCGATGACTTGAGTGCTCTTGATCATAGTAATTGGCAGTTATTCACCGACGACAATGTCAAAAGACGCAGGCATGCGTGA
- the LOC105795282 gene encoding uncharacterized protein LOC105795282 produces MSAFNKFKASVPVAWSPNLYITLVRGIPGTRRLHRRTLEALRLRKCNRTVMRWNTPTVRGMLQQVKRLVVVETEEMFKARKENEAKHRALRPPIVINHLLASATDSTK; encoded by the exons ATGAGTGCTTTCAATAAGTTCAAAGCAAGTGTTCCTGTTGCATGGAGCCCGAACCTCTATATAACCCTTGTGAGGGGAATTCCTGGCACACGAAGGCTTCATAGGCGCACCTTAGAGGCACTAAGGTTACGTAAATGTAACCGCACTGTCATGCGTTGGAACACTCCCACCGTCCGGGGAATGCTACAGCAG GTGAAAAGATTGGTTGTGGTTGAGACAGAAGAAATGTTCAAGGCACGCAAAGAGAACGAAGCCAAACACCGAGCTCTACGTCCCCCTATCGTTATTAATCATCTACTGGCTTCTGCAACTGACTCCACTAAGTAG